One genomic segment of Devosia sp. includes these proteins:
- a CDS encoding MFS transporter gives MRFGISAPPQIKVYGAFFVYSFCMGSMFPRLPDIQRAMGVAEGLLGLSLIGSAVGTLISLTFAGRIIEAIGYRRVLLCAIPLLSVLYALAMWAQDPVLFFLALVPVGLTIGAIEIIINIEADRVEHAIGRRIMSRAHAFWSLGFFGAGVVGSFVAQTGLAPQWHLMIMIPVILVATLVVLGQFQPAAHRTGSSTEETPRLAKPTLAIMMLVAVCLSAMLMEGAGIDWSAIYMRDVFGAEPFWAGFAVAVVAGSQAFARFFADGFVDRFSPVVVARTLLSVLGIGVVIVFLMPSAFMAYLGFALIGIGSSALFPLAMSAAAQQTDRPAAINVAALAQFSFTAFLLGPPLLGFIAEHYGIQWTFGVGLPLVLLGLATAHVLAPKPVSRVVTP, from the coding sequence ATGCGATTCGGCATTTCCGCGCCGCCCCAGATCAAGGTCTATGGGGCGTTCTTCGTTTATTCATTCTGCATGGGCTCGATGTTCCCGCGCCTGCCCGATATCCAGCGCGCCATGGGTGTCGCTGAAGGACTGCTCGGGCTGTCGCTGATCGGCTCGGCCGTCGGCACGCTGATCTCGCTCACCTTTGCCGGGCGCATCATCGAGGCCATCGGCTACCGGCGGGTCCTGCTCTGCGCCATCCCGCTGCTCTCGGTGCTCTACGCCCTGGCCATGTGGGCGCAGGATCCGGTGCTGTTCTTCCTCGCCCTTGTCCCGGTGGGCCTGACCATCGGGGCCATCGAGATCATCATCAATATCGAAGCCGACCGCGTCGAGCACGCCATCGGCCGCCGGATCATGAGCCGCGCCCATGCGTTCTGGAGCCTCGGCTTTTTCGGCGCCGGCGTGGTCGGCTCCTTCGTCGCCCAGACGGGCCTTGCCCCGCAATGGCACCTGATGATCATGATCCCGGTGATCCTTGTTGCGACGCTTGTCGTGCTCGGCCAGTTCCAACCCGCGGCCCACCGCACCGGGTCGAGCACGGAAGAAACACCGCGCCTCGCCAAGCCGACCCTGGCCATCATGATGCTTGTTGCGGTGTGCCTGTCCGCCATGCTGATGGAGGGCGCGGGCATCGACTGGTCGGCCATCTATATGCGTGACGTGTTCGGCGCCGAGCCGTTCTGGGCCGGTTTCGCCGTCGCCGTGGTCGCCGGCTCGCAGGCCTTCGCGCGCTTCTTCGCCGATGGCTTCGTCGACCGCTTCAGCCCGGTCGTGGTGGCGCGCACGCTGCTGAGCGTGCTCGGCATTGGCGTGGTCATCGTCTTCCTGATGCCCTCGGCCTTCATGGCCTATCTTGGTTTCGCGCTGATCGGCATCGGCTCGAGCGCGCTGTTCCCCCTGGCCATGTCGGCAGCGGCGCAACAGACCGATCGCCCTGCCGCCATCAACGTGGCGGCATTGGCGCAGTTCTCCTTCACCGCCTTCCTGCTGGGGCCGCCGCTCCTCGGCTTCATTGCCGAACACTACGGCATCCAGTGGACCTTCGGGGTCGGCCTGCCGCTGGTGCTTCTGGGCCTGGCGACCGCTCATGTCCTGGCGCCCAAGCCGGTCAGCCGCGTGGTGACGCCGTGA